From the genome of Spirulina subsalsa PCC 9445:
AGTTAACATCAACCAGATAAGACCAAGATCAATAGAAATTAATGTCAAAACCAACCACCCGTCATTTCTAGTTGTTAGTAATGTCTTTTATCCAGGTTGGAAAGCAACAATTAATGGACAAAACACAAAACTTTTTCTAACAAATTACACATTGCAAGGAGTCGCTATACCTACAGGAACTTCTTTAGTCAAACTAGAATTTAGACCCAATAGTTTCCACATCGGTCTAGGAATTACTCTAGCAACATTTACATTAATTGGGTATTTAGAAACACATCAGTACAGAAGAAACTCAAAAAATGTTAAAGCGGTAAATTTAGAAACATAAGGGGATTTTTTAAACATTTTCTTCATTTCCTAGCCAATAAGACCAAAGAAATACCAATAGGACTATAACAATTGGCTTCCCAAGAAAGAACTTTTTTTAGAATTTGAGTTAACCAAGATTTTTTCTTAGCCTGCTCTATTGGATAATCTTTTTTTAACAAACAACTGTATAAAATGACAACAGGAATCAAGGAAAAACCAAAATATCGAACTTTAGTCAATCGGAAGAAAAGACTCACTTTTGAAACTAACTCATATTTACTATAACGACGATAATGACCAAGCATTTTGTCATGATATCCAAAGAGGAATTGGAAAGCCGGGACGGATAAACAAAGATAACCATTAGGTTTAAGTAATTTATTCAATTTTTCTAATGCTTGCTCATCATTTTCTATATGTTCCAACACATCATTAGAGACAATTACATCATAAGGTTGATTCGGTTCAAAATCTTCAATCGTTGAATGAAAAACATTAAGATTATTAAGCTCGGCTTGTTCTTTCAACTGTTTTGATAAAGCAACTGCGGTTTCATCAACATCAATAGCATCAATAGACCAAGACTTATTCTGAGCTAACATCAGATTCATTTCCCCAGAACCACATCCAGCATTTAAAATTCTCAAATGTTCCTGTTGAGGAATCCAAGAGAGAACAATTTTATATTTATTTAGGCTATAAAAATCATGGGAACGTGCTAAGTAATCAGCAACTTTATAGTTTTTATTCTCTTGCCGCATATTTTTTTAGTTGTGTTATCGATAGACTACTGAGATTGAATTCATCAAATCTTACAAGATTTTATCATGCTAATGTATTTTTTCTTAAAATCCATAAATATCTCGGACTAAATAGAGAGGGCGTTGTTTAACCTCATCATAAATTCTTCCTAAATATTCACCAATCACCCCCAAACTAATTAACTGAATCCCTCCTAAAAAGAGTACAGCAACTATCGTAGAAGCATAGCCAGGGACTTCAATTCCTATAATCGAGATTCTAACAATCAAGAAAACAATGTATAGCAGAGCAAGACAAGAAATCAAAAGCCCCATATAACTCCACACTTTGAGAGGAATTGAACTAAACGTAAAAATGCCATCTAGTGCAAAATTCCAGAGTTTCCAGTAATTCCAAGTCGTTTTACCACTTAATCGAGGATCTCGATCAAATAAAACAGAGGTTTGTCGATAACCCACCCAACTAAATAGTCCTTTCATAAAACGAGTCCGTTCTGGCATCAATTTAATAGCTTCTACAACCCGCCGATCTAAAAGTCTAAAATCTCCAGTGTTGGGAGGAATTGATATCTTACTCATTTTACCGATTACACGATAGAATAAAAAAGCCGTTAGCTTTTTCAGGGCGGTTTCTCCTTGACGAGATCGCCTTGTAGCATATACAACATCATAACCTTCTTTCCATTTAGCAACTAAGTCAAGAATTAGCTCAGGAGGATCTTGTAAATCTGAATCAATAGGAATAACAGCTTGACCTCTCGCATAATCAAGTCCTGCGGTTAAAGCAATTTCTTTACCAAAGTTACGAGATAAATTGATTATTTTAATGGCAGAATTGCGTTGATGATGCACAATTAAATCTTGTAAACTATTATCTTGACTGCCATCATTTACACAAATAATTTCATAAGATAGATTTAAATTTTGAACAACTGACTCTAGGCGCTGAAACAGATAATCTAAATTAGATTCTTCATTGTAAACTGGAACAATAATTGAAAGGACAACTGGGTTAGTAGACATGGAATTAAAAATAAACAGGATAGGGTTTTATCATCAAAGATCCAAAAAGACTGCATACTATAATAGATGAAAAAAATTATTATTGATAGCACACCCATTCTAAATAACATGAGTGGAGTTGGCTTTTACATTAAAAATTTAATACACGGCATCAGCAAATTGGGTCATAAAAACCATACAATAATTGTAAAAAGCTATCAACCTGGTCTCAAAAAATGGCTCAAATCTGTTCTCTGGACTAAGAAACAATCTATTCTAGAAGAAAACAATCAATATTACCTACCTTTACCAGTACGGTTTTCTAACCTGTTGCTAGACTACTACCCTCAGTTCTTCCCGAAATACTGGGAGCCGATTCTAGAAGCACCAGATATTGTACATGGGACGAACTACACTGTTTTCCCGTACAAGAACTGTCGGAAGGTGATGACGATTTATGACCTCACTTTCCTGAAATACCCAGATTATATTGACTCCGTAGTGAAACAGTATGGGAGACGAGTCAAGAAGTGCCTTCAGTGGACGGATTTGGTGCTGACCATTTCGGAAAGTTCAAAACGGGATATTGTGGAATATCTCAATTTTGACCCGGAACGTGTGGTTGTTACACCTTTAGCCAGTCGATATACAGAACAGACTCTGGAGACACTCCCCAAACCCCCGGTTGACTTGGGTTATGACTTCAGGAAACCCTATCTTTTGTTCGTCAGCACCTTAGAACCGCGTAAGAATATTACCACCTTAATTGCTGCCTTTAATCGACTGAAAGAACAGTACAAAATTGACCATGAGTTGGTACTAATTGGTCAAAAGGGATGGCGATATGAGCCGATTTTTAAGGCGATCGCATCCTCCCCCTACCATCACCACATCCACCACCTCAACTACCTCCCAGACGAGCTTGTAGCCCTCTTCTATAGCCAAGCAGAAGCCTTCATCTACCCCTCCCACTACGAAGGATTTGGTTTACCCGTCCTAGAGGCCATGACCTTGGGCGCCCCCGTCATTACCTCCAACACTTCCTCCCTCCCCGAAGTCGCCGGAGAGGCCGCCATTCTCATTGACCCCAACGAAGTGGAAGACCTCACACAAGGGATTTTAAAAGTCATTAGTGACTCCCAATTGCGAACAGACCTGATTCAGAAAGGGAAACACCGGGCTAAACTCTTTTCTTGGGAACGAACCGCCCAAGAAACCTTAGCCGCTTATCAGAAGATCCTGTAACATTCTCCCGACAGAGAGTTCAGTCCCCCAGACCGCCTACAATAGCACGAACCTTAAAATCTCACCCCACCCATGAAAGCTCTCATCCTCTCTGGCGGTAAAGGCACCCGATTACGACCCATCACTTACACCGGGGCAAAACAACTCGTTCCTGTGGCAAATAAGCCCGTCCTGTGGTACGGAATTGAGGCCATTGTCCAAGCGGGAATTACCGACCTGGGAATCATCATCAGTCCAGAAACCGGAGAAGAAGTCCAAGCCAAAACTGGGGATGGGAGTCAATTTGGAGCCCAGATTACCTACATTTTGCAGGAACACCCCCTCGGTTTAGCTCATGCCGTCCAAGTCGCTCAACCTTTCCTCGGCCATGACCCCTTTTTGATGTACTTGGGAGATAACCTGATTCAAGAGGATTTAGGAGAGTTCTGTAGTGAATTTACTCAACAAAATTTAGACGGTTTAGTGCTACTTCGCCAAGTTCCAGATCCAAGGGCCTTTGGTGTGGCTAAATTAGACCCAGAGGGGAATTTATTGGCAGTGGTGGAAAAACCGGAAATTCCCCCCTCTAACTTGGCACTGGTGGGGATTTTCTTTTTTACCGAGGGAGTGCATCAGGCGATCGCCAAAATCCAACCCAGCCAACGGGGAGAACTAGAAATTACCGATGCCATCCAGACCCTCATTAACCAACAATACAACATCCAAGCCCGAGAACTACAAGGTTGGTGGCTAGACACCGGGGGAAAAGACGACCTCCTAGAGGCCAATCGCATCATCCTCGACAGCTACCTCACCACCCACATTGAAGGCCAACTCGATGGACAATCCCGCATCATGGGACGAGTCCAAATCGGTCAAGGCACCACCCTAATAAACTGTACTGTGCGCGGCCCCGCCATCATTGGTCAAAACTGCCACCTCGAAAACTGCTTTGTCGGCCCCCATAGCAGTATTGGCGATGATGTCACCCTCATTGACACCGACATTGACCACAGCATGATCTTAGAAGGGGCGCAAATTACCAACATTCACCAGCGCATCATTGATAGCGTCATTGGACAACGCGCTCAACTCACCATCACCCCCCGACGACCCAAAGCACTCCGATTTCTCATTGGGGATGACTGCCGAATCGAACTGAATCCGTGAACTACCCCACCCTGCCGCGGATGGGGCTTCCTGATTCAATGGGAACAGCATCTAGCAAAACCGAAATCTTGCCAGGTTGTCTTACGTTCCCTCCCCAGGCCGTATCGCTGGTTCCCAACGACAATATCCGCAAGGCTTCATTTTTAATGTTTTGCGCTGCATTAATATCACGGTCGTGGTGAGTGCCACAATTTTGACATTCCCATTGCCGAATCTCTAACGCTAAACTATCTACTCGATTAAGGCAAACGTGACAGGTTTTTGAAGACGCAAAATAGCGGTCAACTTCAATATAGGTTTTGCCTTCCCACTCGGCTTTGTATTTCAGCATTGTGTTAAAGCAAATCCCCCTCCACCACAATCTCCTGATAACTCCCCACCTTGAGAATACGACCCTTATCCATCACATAAACGCGATCGCAATGTTCCACCGTCGTCAAACGGTGAGCAATAATAATCATCGTCTTACTGCCACTTAGAGAGCGAATCGACTCCGTAACCAACCCCTCCGTCTCATTATCCAAGGCCGCCGTCGCCTCATCCAAAACCAAAATATCACGCTCATGATATAACGCCCGGGCAATGCCAATCCGTTGCCGTTGTCCCCCCGACAAACGCACCCCCCGTTCCCCCACCATTGTCTTTACCCCATCCGGTAAATCCGCCATCAACTCCCCCAATTGAGCCGAATAAATCGCCCGTTTTAAACGTTCCGAGTCAATATCATCTTCCCTCACCCCAAAAGCAATATTTTTCTCAATCGTATCATCCATTAAAAAAATAGATTGAGGAATATAACCAATTAAATTCTGCCAGTCCCGCAAACGTGGATAAATCGATTGACCATCTACTGTAATATCCCCTGAGCTAGGAATTAACAACCCTAAAATCACATCCACCAGCGTTGTTTTACCCGCCCCAGACTTCCCAATTAAAGCAATAGACTCTCCCCGTTCAATGGACAAAGAAACCTCATCTAAAGCCAAACCTGCCGAATTCGGATAAGCATAAGAAACCCGATCCAAAACAATCAAGTTCTTAAAACTCAAAACTGGAGGAGAAGAATTCAAGGAATTCCCCCCAAGAGAACGAGCCGAGGCTAAAACAACCGGGGTGTCCTCAGAAACAGTATTTAAGGTTTCCAACTGCTTCAAATCCCCATAAAGGCGCTCCAACGTATAACTTTGACTGCGTAACTTATATAAGCCCGAAGTCACTTGAGTCAGAGAAGGAACAAGACGAAGAGACGCTAAGGCAAAAACTCCTAAAACCGCAATTAAATCTGTAATATCTTGATAAATAATTAAAACAACAGACGTTGCCCCAATCAACAAAATAACCAAAACCGTTTCCATAATCAATCGAGGCAAAAGAATCACACTAAAAACCCAACTAGAGGCCCGCTCATAGATATCCGCTTCCTCAGAAATTTGTTGCTCAAAATAGTTCGAGCAACCAATCACCTTAGACTCCTTAATCCCCCCCAAACTATGATTAATAACTCGTACCATTTGTTCATTAGAACGAGTGGCTTTTTTACCCCAATAACGAATTTTTTGGCGGACAAAAATTAATAAAATAACTAAAGGCAAACAAATTAAAAGAATTGCTACAACCGTTAACAAACTATTAAAACACAATAAAATTATAATAGCGACTGCAATCATTAAACTCGAAGAAGTATTGAGTAACTCAATAACAATATCGATGGCAAAAAAGCGCGTATATTCCGTAATTTGTTGAATTAACTCTGCACTATTGCGGGTCAAATGAAAATAATAGGGAGCGGCTAAATACTGGGAAATTAACTTACGACAAAGTTCTCCTCGTACCCAAAAACCAAACTTGAGAATATAAACCCGAATTCGCCAAGCTAAAACCGACTTAACAATAAAAACGCCAATAATAATAAAGCCAATAGTAGCAACAAATAAGCCCTTAGATTGAAAAGAAAACGACTGATAAAGTTGTTGAGCAATCTCATTCGTATCAATCAAGTCTGGTTCAGTGGCTAAACTGAGAAAAGGAGCGATTAAACCTAGACCAAAAACCTCAAGACAAGAAAGAAAAAGAAACAGGAAAAAAATCCAAATTAATCGAGTTTTACGCGATGGAATAATATAGAAAACTTTATTTAGATAATTGAACATGAGGAAACGGAATTATAGAGGATACACCCCGTCATCATATCAAATCAGAGACAAGTCCCCGACCTCAACACTTAGGCAGTCCGCATCGGGTAGTTCACGAGAAACTCACTCCCAGTCTCATAGGTTTCCAAAACTCGATCTAATTGAGTGAGTTCAAAAATCATACGAATAGAAGCGGAAACCGAACAACAGATTAAACGCTGTCCTAATCCCTTAGCAAACTTGACAATAGAGACTAAAACCATCAGTCCATCCCGGTCTAACGATTGAATGTCAGAAAAGTCTAGTAGGAGAACTGAAGTATTAGAACCAACCATAGTATGGTCTAACAGTTGACGTTGCACTTCAAAAGCATGGTTAGAATTCAGGGAGCCTTTGAGTTGTACAACCGTTAATTGTGAATCATAAGGAAGCATTTGCCTAATCATTGTTTAATTAATCCCTTCTCTAAATGATTTAACGGGAAAAATGTTGAGGAAACCTGTTCAATCACAGGTTACACATCACAAAGAGCCCATATCTAGAACAACAGAAAAATTCTAAACCTCTAGCAAGCGCCAATACGAGCAAAAACTACATGAACGGTTTTGGCAATAATAATCAGGTCATAGAAGGGATACCAAGCATTTTGATAGCGCAAATCTAAAGCTACCACTTCCTCAAAGTCTTTAATACTTGAACGTCCATTCACTTGCCATTCCCCAGTCAAACCTGGTTTTACATTCAGCCGTTGCCAGTGATGAGTGCTATAACGAGAGACTTCATCTTCCGTTGGGGGACGAGTTCCCACTAAGCTCATATCTCCCCGTAAAACATTCCAGAATTGGGGAAATTCATCCAAACTAGAAGCACGCAAAAGACGACCCACACGGGTAATTCGGGGATCTGCGTCATTCTTAAAAATCAGACCTTGCGCTTGATTATTAACTTGTTCTTTGAGACGATCTGCGTCTACAACCATTGACCGGAATTTCCAAATAGTAAAGGGTTTACCATGGAGTCCGTAACGCTTCTGACTGTAAAGCACGGGACCGGGGGAATCAATTTGGATAGCCAGGGCAATGGGTATAAAAATCACCGCTAAAATAACCAAACCTACCAAACTGCCCAAAATATCTAAGAAACGCTTAAAGAGAGAGTTAGTTGAAGGGTGAAAAGTCGCACCGGGGAAATAAATCCCTTGGTTGATGTCTTGAAATAAGGCTGAATTAGACAAGTTCATAAGGGCTGCACTCCGAATGAAGGAAAAAGTTGGACGAGATTAAACGGTGACAGGGATAGATTCGGGAACAAGATAATCGAGGAAAAAATCTAGGGTTTCAGGTTTGAGCCAACCTTTCTGGACGGCCATTTCCCCAAAACGCTCACCCCGGTGGGATTGTTCCTGTAAGATGACTTTTATCTGTTCACTATCTAATAAAGCAGCCGATTTTAAGTAATACCCTAAAGGCTGTTTACAAGGAGCAACTACGACTTTAGGTAACTGTTCAACAAAAAAGTCTACAGTTTCCGGTCGTAACCATCCCTGCTGTACCAACAATTCTCCAAAACGGAGATGACGAGATTGAGCTTGTAAATGACAAATTCGGTTAATTTGATCTTCGGATAATAAACCCGCTTGATAGAGTAGCTGACCAATGGGGATAGAAGTTTGGAACAGCAAGGAATCGACGGTTGGCAAAGGGAAGGGTTCAGCAACCGGACGAGTTTCTAAGTACAATTGCTTGGTAGCTAACCAAAGAAAGGGCGGAATGGTTTGTGCGTAGCGCTTCCAGAGGCGTTGAGGTTCTTGAACTAAGCGATAGAGCCATTCTAAACCCATTTGGCGTATTTGTTCGGGAGCGTGTTTAAGCAAACCCGCATAAACGGGGAAAACGCCACCTAAACCTACCATAACCGCTTGAATTTTCCCTTTATGTTGTGCAATCCAACGTTCTTGTTTAGGGCATCCCAAGGAGACAAAAACTAGACCAGCACCACTTTGATTAATTTTTTTAATTAAGGCGGTATCTTCGGTAGGAGTTAATGCACGGAAGGGTAAGGGTTCCATCCCGGCAATGGTTAGCTGGGGAAATTGTTGTTCTAGCTTCTGCCTCATCTGGGCTAGAACTTCAGAATGTGACCCCACAAAATAAACACTGACACCACAATATTGGGCCAGTGTACAGGATTTGAGCAGAATGTCCATCCCAGCTACTCGGTCTTGAAAGCTTGCCCCCAGCAGACGTAACATCCAAACGAGGGGCATTCCATCGGGAGTCACGAGATCCGAAGCGTTGAGAATTTGGGCAAAGTCAGGATGCCAATGGGCTTCCATGAGCATATGAACATTGGCAACACAGACGGATTTACTCTGGTGTTGCTGCGCCCAAGCGACCATGGTTTGAACTTGTTCTTCTAGACGTAAAGCGGTAACAGAAGAACTGATCAACCGTTTGGAAGGAATTGCAGGAAAGTCACCCAATCGAGATCGGGGGACAGTTTCACTGATTGATTGTGCCATAATTAAACCCCGTCATCTTTAAAGATGATTCACTTAATGAAGACCCGTCGCCAGCCAAGCATTCCGTTAGGAGGTGCTTGAGATTGTCGGAAGCTGGAAAAAATCTTCTGTTGACAGATGCCAGTACATACCCTGTAGAAGCTTTTCATCCAACGTAGAAAATAAGAAGCCTTACTTACGCTGTTATACTGAAAGTTGAGCGAAAGGTCAAGGTAATCTAGTTGTTTTTACGGAGAAGCCAGAAGAGGTCAAGTGAAGAGAATCTTTAGATTCTTGGGGAAATCAGAGGGTAGCTTTACAGAATCTTTACGTTATAGCCTGACTCAGCCGCTAGTTTTACAGAATCTTTATATTTTGGGTCAAAAAGTTATCAGTTCTTTAAGGAAGGGGAACTGGACTTTAGGTCAGCTTTAATTTATCTGCTTAAAAGTTTCAGGAAAATTTAACAATTCGGGGGGATAATCTTAACAAAAGTTCATGACTGCGAGAAAATACTCAGATTTAGCTCATCGTCGGGAAGCCCCGCACTGTACAAATGTCAGTGTCGGAAGGATGTCACCGGAGATTTTTCCGAAATTTAGTGTCGTTGGCCAAGCGTCCTGTTGGGAAGGGAGAGGGGGCAGGATCAAAGGTTTTGACAGGAACAACGGCAGGGTCAGACTCCCTGGGCAGGTAATGAGCATAATCACTGGGAGCGCGACTCGGTAAAGTTTTGGAGCGATTGGCAATGACACCGAGCAAGGGATTACCAGAAACTCGTAGGTCGTAGAGGGCTTGCTCTAGGATGGAACGTTTTATCTGACCTAGACCTGCAACGAGAATTACGCCGTCGGTGTGGGTGGCGACTAGATGACTATCGGCTAAACCGAGGACGGGGGGAGCGTCGTAAATGACTAAATCAAAGGCTTCGGAGAGTTGGTGCATGAGGTCTTCCATTTTTTGGGAGGCGATTAACCGAATGGGGTCGGGGGGCATAGACCCTGTGGTTAAAATGGAAAGGTTTTCTTCGAGGGGTGATCGCTGAATGGCGGCGTTTACCTCCAATTCCCCCGCCAAGACGTTGGTTAAGCCATAAGCATTGATCAATCCTAAATGGGTATGAACCCGAGGACGGCGTAAATCAGTATCCACCAATAAGACCCGTTGATCCATAGCGGCCGCTGCGATCGCCAAATGAACCGCCACCGTCGATTTACCCTCCCCCGGTTCAGAAGAAGTAATCACCAAAGACCTTAACCAATGATCCGGCGAAAGCAGACGAATATTCGTACAGAGCGAACGAAACGCCTCCGCCAACATCAAAGCCTCATAACGGCGATTAGACCCCACCCCAGCCCCTTGGGAGGGACGCGAGACAAAAGGAATCGGCGGCAAAACCCCCTGTAGCCAAATCCACG
Proteins encoded in this window:
- a CDS encoding ABC transporter ATP-binding protein: MIDTNEIAQQLYQSFSFQSKGLFVATIGFIIIGVFIVKSVLAWRIRVYILKFGFWVRGELCRKLISQYLAAPYYFHLTRNSAELIQQITEYTRFFAIDIVIELLNTSSSLMIAVAIIILLCFNSLLTVVAILLICLPLVILLIFVRQKIRYWGKKATRSNEQMVRVINHSLGGIKESKVIGCSNYFEQQISEEADIYERASSWVFSVILLPRLIMETVLVILLIGATSVVLIIYQDITDLIAVLGVFALASLRLVPSLTQVTSGLYKLRSQSYTLERLYGDLKQLETLNTVSEDTPVVLASARSLGGNSLNSSPPVLSFKNLIVLDRVSYAYPNSAGLALDEVSLSIERGESIALIGKSGAGKTTLVDVILGLLIPSSGDITVDGQSIYPRLRDWQNLIGYIPQSIFLMDDTIEKNIAFGVREDDIDSERLKRAIYSAQLGELMADLPDGVKTMVGERGVRLSGGQRQRIGIARALYHERDILVLDEATAALDNETEGLVTESIRSLSGSKTMIIIAHRLTTVEHCDRVYVMDKGRILKVGSYQEIVVEGDLL
- a CDS encoding glycosyltransferase family 4 protein; this translates as MSGVGFYIKNLIHGISKLGHKNHTIIVKSYQPGLKKWLKSVLWTKKQSILEENNQYYLPLPVRFSNLLLDYYPQFFPKYWEPILEAPDIVHGTNYTVFPYKNCRKVMTIYDLTFLKYPDYIDSVVKQYGRRVKKCLQWTDLVLTISESSKRDIVEYLNFDPERVVVTPLASRYTEQTLETLPKPPVDLGYDFRKPYLLFVSTLEPRKNITTLIAAFNRLKEQYKIDHELVLIGQKGWRYEPIFKAIASSPYHHHIHHLNYLPDELVALFYSQAEAFIYPSHYEGFGLPVLEAMTLGAPVITSNTSSLPEVAGEAAILIDPNEVEDLTQGILKVISDSQLRTDLIQKGKHRAKLFSWERTAQETLAAYQKIL
- a CDS encoding STAS domain-containing protein is translated as MIRQMLPYDSQLTVVQLKGSLNSNHAFEVQRQLLDHTMVGSNTSVLLLDFSDIQSLDRDGLMVLVSIVKFAKGLGQRLICCSVSASIRMIFELTQLDRVLETYETGSEFLVNYPMRTA
- a CDS encoding glucose-1-phosphate thymidylyltransferase codes for the protein MKALILSGGKGTRLRPITYTGAKQLVPVANKPVLWYGIEAIVQAGITDLGIIISPETGEEVQAKTGDGSQFGAQITYILQEHPLGLAHAVQVAQPFLGHDPFLMYLGDNLIQEDLGEFCSEFTQQNLDGLVLLRQVPDPRAFGVAKLDPEGNLLAVVEKPEIPPSNLALVGIFFFTEGVHQAIAKIQPSQRGELEITDAIQTLINQQYNIQARELQGWWLDTGGKDDLLEANRIILDSYLTTHIEGQLDGQSRIMGRVQIGQGTTLINCTVRGPAIIGQNCHLENCFVGPHSSIGDDVTLIDTDIDHSMILEGAQITNIHQRIIDSVIGQRAQLTITPRRPKALRFLIGDDCRIELNP
- a CDS encoding glycosyltransferase family 2 protein → MSTNPVVLSIIVPVYNEESNLDYLFQRLESVVQNLNLSYEIICVNDGSQDNSLQDLIVHHQRNSAIKIINLSRNFGKEIALTAGLDYARGQAVIPIDSDLQDPPELILDLVAKWKEGYDVVYATRRSRQGETALKKLTAFLFYRVIGKMSKISIPPNTGDFRLLDRRVVEAIKLMPERTRFMKGLFSWVGYRQTSVLFDRDPRLSGKTTWNYWKLWNFALDGIFTFSSIPLKVWSYMGLLISCLALLYIVFLIVRISIIGIEVPGYASTIVAVLFLGGIQLISLGVIGEYLGRIYDEVKQRPLYLVRDIYGF
- a CDS encoding WecB/TagA/CpsF family glycosyltransferase produces the protein MISSSVTALRLEEQVQTMVAWAQQHQSKSVCVANVHMLMEAHWHPDFAQILNASDLVTPDGMPLVWMLRLLGASFQDRVAGMDILLKSCTLAQYCGVSVYFVGSHSEVLAQMRQKLEQQFPQLTIAGMEPLPFRALTPTEDTALIKKINQSGAGLVFVSLGCPKQERWIAQHKGKIQAVMVGLGGVFPVYAGLLKHAPEQIRQMGLEWLYRLVQEPQRLWKRYAQTIPPFLWLATKQLYLETRPVAEPFPLPTVDSLLFQTSIPIGQLLYQAGLLSEDQINRICHLQAQSRHLRFGELLVQQGWLRPETVDFFVEQLPKVVVAPCKQPLGYYLKSAALLDSEQIKVILQEQSHRGERFGEMAVQKGWLKPETLDFFLDYLVPESIPVTV
- a CDS encoding class I SAM-dependent methyltransferase, which produces MRQENKNYKVADYLARSHDFYSLNKYKIVLSWIPQQEHLRILNAGCGSGEMNLMLAQNKSWSIDAIDVDETAVALSKQLKEQAELNNLNVFHSTIEDFEPNQPYDVIVSNDVLEHIENDEQALEKLNKLLKPNGYLCLSVPAFQFLFGYHDKMLGHYRRYSKYELVSKVSLFFRLTKVRYFGFSLIPVVILYSCLLKKDYPIEQAKKKSWLTQILKKVLSWEANCYSPIGISLVLLARK
- a CDS encoding sugar transferase yields the protein MNLSNSALFQDINQGIYFPGATFHPSTNSLFKRFLDILGSLVGLVILAVIFIPIALAIQIDSPGPVLYSQKRYGLHGKPFTIWKFRSMVVDADRLKEQVNNQAQGLIFKNDADPRITRVGRLLRASSLDEFPQFWNVLRGDMSLVGTRPPTEDEVSRYSTHHWQRLNVKPGLTGEWQVNGRSSIKDFEEVVALDLRYQNAWYPFYDLIIIAKTVHVVFARIGAC
- a CDS encoding zinc ribbon domain-containing protein produces the protein MLKYKAEWEGKTYIEVDRYFASSKTCHVCLNRVDSLALEIRQWECQNCGTHHDRDINAAQNIKNEALRILSLGTSDTAWGGNVRQPGKISVLLDAVPIESGSPIRGRVG